The DNA segment ACTGCAAGCCCTGATCGACCAGGCATGGGAAGACCGCGCAAGCCTCTCGCCCAAGTCCGCCCCCAACGACATCCGCGAAGCCGTGGCCAATGTGATCGGCCAGCTCGACACCGGCGCCCTGCGCGTGGCCGAGAAGCAAGGCAAGGAATGGGTTGTCAACCAGTGGATCAAGAAGGCCGTGCTGCTGTCGTTCCGCCTGGAAGACAACGCGCCGATGTCCGCAGGCGGCTTCGCCCAGTTCTACGACAAGGTGCCGACCAAGTTCGCCAACTGGACCGCTGACGACTTCGCCAAGGGCGGCTTCCGCGTGGTGCCCCCGGCGGTCGCCCGCCGTGGCTCGTTCATCGCCAAGAACGCCGTGCTGATGCCTTCGTACGTCAACATCGGCGCCTATGTCGATGAAGGCACCATGGTCGACACCTGGGCCACCGTCGGCTCGTGCGCCCAGATCGGCAAGAACGTCCACCTGTCCGGCGGCGTCGGCATCGGCGGCGTGCTCGAGCCGCTGCAGGCCAACCCGGTCATCATCGAAGACAACTGCTTCATCGGCGCGCGCTCGGAAGTGGTCGAAGGCGTGATCGTGGAAGAAAACTCGGTGATCTCGATGGGCGTGTACCTCGGCCAGTCGACCAAGATCTATGATCGCGAAACCGGCGAGATCCACTACGGCCGCGTGCCGGCTGGCTCGGTGGTGGTGGCGGGCAACCTGCCCTCCAAGGACGGCAAGTACAGCCTGTACTGCGCCGTGATCGTCAAGAAGGTGGAC comes from the Cupriavidus basilensis genome and includes:
- the dapD gene encoding 2,3,4,5-tetrahydropyridine-2,6-dicarboxylate N-succinyltransferase; the encoded protein is MTQALQALIDQAWEDRASLSPKSAPNDIREAVANVIGQLDTGALRVAEKQGKEWVVNQWIKKAVLLSFRLEDNAPMSAGGFAQFYDKVPTKFANWTADDFAKGGFRVVPPAVARRGSFIAKNAVLMPSYVNIGAYVDEGTMVDTWATVGSCAQIGKNVHLSGGVGIGGVLEPLQANPVIIEDNCFIGARSEVVEGVIVEENSVISMGVYLGQSTKIYDRETGEIHYGRVPAGSVVVAGNLPSKDGKYSLYCAVIVKKVDAQTRAKTSLNDLLRGD